One segment of Anastrepha obliqua isolate idAnaObli1 chromosome 3, idAnaObli1_1.0, whole genome shotgun sequence DNA contains the following:
- the LOC129241710 gene encoding serine protease 3-like: MKVFIALVLIVATVSAGYIQPFDKPVHPRDLAVIFDDEPTGRITNGQTASAGQIPFQVGLSFTGSSGSWWCGGSLIGESWVLTAAHCTSGGTKVSVYLGATKRTSPKETQTVTSSNFVQHASYSTSTLANDISLIKIDSVTLGSDINTIALPKIASSYSTYSGQTAQASGWGLTSDSATAVSSDLQYADMQVIDNTVCAKTYGSRIITSNTICTQVVSGVSTCSGDSGGPLVLVSESVQIGVTSFVSSSGCQSGAPDGFVRVTSYLSWIKEKSGISY, from the exons ATGAAAGTGTTTATTGCTTTGGTATTGATTGTGGCTACAGTCTCTGCGGGTTATATCCAACCATTTGACAAGCCTGTACATCCTCGCGACTTGGCAGTTATCTTTGATGATGAACCAACTGGTCGTATTACCAATGGTCAGACCGCTAGTGCGGGACAGATCCCTTTCCAGGTTGGTTTGAGCTTCACTGGTAGCAGCGGTAGCTGGTGGTGTGGTGGTTCTTTAATTGGTGAATCATGGGTTTTGACTGCTGCTCACTGCACCAGCGG tgGAACTAAAGTGAGTGTTTACCTTGGTGCCACTAAACGCACCAGCCCCAAGGAAACCCAGACCGTTACTAGCAGCAACTTTGTTCAACACGCAAGCTACAGTACTTCAACTTTGGCGAATGACATTTCGCTCATCAAAATCGATTCTGTGACTCTTGGCTCAGATATTAATACGATTGCTCTGCCTAAGATTGCTTCTTCGTACTCCACTTACTCAGGTCAAACTGCTCAGGCTTCTGGTTGGGGTCTCACCAGTGATTCCGCTACTGCCGTCAGCTCTGATTTGCAATATGCTGATATGCAAGTGATTGATAACACAGTCTGTGCAAAAACCTACGGTTCCAGGATAATCACCTCGAATACTATTTGCACTCAGGTTGTATCTGGTGTCTCCACCTGCAGTGGTGACTCTGGTGGCCCATTGGTTTTGGTATCGGAAAGTGTTCAAATCGGTGTTACCTCATTTGTCTCAAGTTCCGGCTGTCAGTCTGGTGCTCCAGATGGCTTTGTCCGCGTCACTAGCTACTTAAGCTGGATTAAGGAAAAATCTGGCATCTCTTACTAA